The Algoriphagus sanaruensis genome window below encodes:
- a CDS encoding PAS domain S-box protein codes for MRKDSTNFHILVIEDNLGDYFLIEEYFSEHFFHHQLVHVETFQAAKQKLSESKHDWDAIFLDLSLPDHAGEKLIVDILHLAVGVPVIALTGFSDLDFSIKSLSLGISDYLLKDELNSPILYKTLIYAIERKKIVSRLQQSEKKYSDLFQVSPIAMWVFDRQSKKIVDVNHAAVNQYGYSKEEFLELEPLSLWENPDFNSLEIMLQDSRANKTLEEKSHVHFKKNGEKIIVKIDSSPIFFNDIQGDLILVDDITEKTRYIETIENQNKTFHEIAWIQSHVVRAPLARLMGIVNLLETDHKMEPQEVTEMLNFIKSSAFELDKIIREISQKSESIVNQNGSEPESPRINPD; via the coding sequence ATGCGAAAAGACAGTACTAATTTTCATATTCTAGTCATTGAAGACAACCTCGGTGATTACTTTTTGATTGAAGAATATTTCTCAGAACATTTCTTTCACCATCAATTGGTGCACGTCGAGACATTTCAAGCGGCCAAACAAAAATTGTCAGAAAGCAAACATGATTGGGATGCAATTTTCTTGGATTTGTCTCTGCCTGACCATGCAGGTGAAAAACTTATCGTCGATATACTCCATTTAGCCGTTGGGGTTCCTGTAATTGCCTTGACAGGATTTTCTGATTTGGATTTCAGCATCAAGTCCCTTTCGCTGGGAATTTCTGACTACCTCCTCAAAGATGAGCTCAACTCACCTATTCTTTACAAAACACTCATCTATGCGATCGAGCGAAAAAAGATCGTTTCTAGACTTCAACAATCGGAAAAAAAGTACAGTGACTTGTTTCAGGTAAGCCCGATTGCCATGTGGGTCTTTGACCGTCAATCCAAAAAAATAGTGGATGTCAATCACGCAGCAGTTAATCAATACGGCTATTCCAAAGAGGAATTTTTAGAGCTCGAACCTTTGTCACTCTGGGAAAATCCAGATTTTAATTCCTTAGAAATCATGCTTCAGGATAGCCGAGCCAACAAAACACTGGAAGAAAAATCACACGTCCATTTCAAAAAAAATGGAGAGAAGATTATCGTTAAAATCGACTCATCCCCCATCTTTTTCAATGATATCCAAGGAGATTTAATCCTGGTAGACGATATCACAGAAAAAACCAGATATATCGAGACGATCGAAAATCAAAACAAAACATTTCATGAAATCGCATGGATTCAGTCGCATGTCGTCAGAGCTCCATTGGCAAGACTCATGGGCATCGTCAATCTGCTCGAAACAGACCACAAAATGGAGCCTCAAGAGGTTACTGAAATGCTAAACTTTATCAAATCATCCGCTTTCGAACTAGACAAAATAATCCGAGAAATCAGCCAAAAATCCGAATCTATTGTAAATCAAAATGGATCAGAACCCGAATCACCCCGAATTAATCCTGATTGA
- a CDS encoding response regulator — MDQNPNHPELILIDDDEILLVILEKMILIVIPNCSIKSFATGTAALDYLKGIEDELTPRFLLIDINLKDMLGWEFISQAEVLNSTNFKSIVITSSVSESNPVIAKQYESVIGFFEKPLTMDVIQKIVQLIQSY; from the coding sequence ATGGATCAGAACCCGAATCACCCCGAATTAATCCTGATTGACGATGACGAAATTTTATTGGTCATCTTAGAAAAAATGATCTTGATAGTAATTCCAAACTGTTCGATCAAGTCATTCGCAACAGGTACCGCCGCGCTCGATTATCTAAAAGGAATTGAGGATGAGCTAACTCCTCGATTTTTGCTTATAGATATAAATCTGAAAGACATGTTGGGTTGGGAATTTATTTCCCAAGCAGAAGTATTGAATTCAACTAACTTCAAATCGATCGTAATTACCTCATCAGTGAGCGAAAGCAATCCTGTTATTGCAAAACAATACGAATCAGTGATTGGCTTTTTTGAAAAACCGCTCACCATGGATGTAATTCAAAAAATTGTCCAACTTATCCAATCCTATTAA
- a CDS encoding SDR family NAD(P)-dependent oxidoreductase produces MKQLTVLITGGASGIGLAMVKKFAAEGHHVFFIDRNPVEGLKLQMEEHEKGFSVKFLEGDITDYQQVEKLIATIPGKLNVLINNAGISHIGTAESTSEEDFDRVYAVNVKGMFHCIKASLPRLKEHGGGSILNMCSVAATIGIPDRFAYSMTKGAALSMTLSVARDYVQDGIRCNCISPGRVHTPFVDGFLAKNYPGKEKEMFEKLAATQPIGRMGTPDEIAELAYFISSDAGSFITGANFNSDGGFMGLKM; encoded by the coding sequence ATGAAACAATTGACCGTACTCATCACCGGTGGGGCAAGCGGCATAGGACTCGCAATGGTCAAAAAATTTGCCGCCGAGGGTCACCACGTATTTTTCATTGATCGTAATCCGGTCGAAGGTTTAAAACTTCAAATGGAAGAACATGAAAAAGGCTTTTCAGTCAAATTTTTAGAAGGGGATATCACAGATTATCAGCAGGTAGAAAAACTTATCGCCACGATTCCAGGAAAACTGAATGTCCTCATCAACAATGCTGGAATTTCACATATCGGAACAGCAGAATCTACCTCGGAGGAGGATTTTGACCGCGTATATGCTGTCAATGTGAAAGGTATGTTTCACTGCATCAAAGCCTCTCTTCCTCGCTTAAAAGAGCATGGAGGGGGATCAATTTTAAACATGTGCTCTGTAGCGGCTACAATCGGAATTCCAGATCGCTTTGCCTATTCCATGACCAAAGGTGCGGCACTTTCCATGACCTTGAGCGTCGCCAGAGATTATGTACAAGATGGCATTCGCTGCAATTGCATTTCTCCAGGTCGCGTCCATACTCCGTTTGTAGATGGATTTTTAGCCAAAAACTACCCGGGAAAGGAAAAGGAAATGTTTGAAAAGCTCGCCGCTACCCAGCCCATTGGACGTATGGGCACCCCAGATGAAATCGCAGAATTAGCCTATTTTATCAGCTCTGACGCTGGAAGCTTCATCACTGGAGCCAATTTCAATAGTGACGGTGGATTTATGGGGCTGAAAATGTAA
- a CDS encoding fumarylacetoacetate hydrolase family protein, whose product MKLIRFGEAGKEKPGIQDATGRNLDCSNFGEDWNEEFFGSEGLKRLEDWLKVNQANLPEVPKNARIGSPVARPSKIICIGLNYRKHAEEAGMAVPEVPIIFMKASSSLCGPYDPIYIPRNSKQTDWEVELAVVIGKRAKYVTKENAYEYIAGYCLHNDVSERDFQLRHGGQWVKGKSADHFAPLGPTLVTKDEIPDPHNLRLWLRLNGKMLQDSSTSDLIFDIPTLIEHLSQYMTLLPGDVISTGTPAGVGMGLKPNPRYLEHGDTVELGIEGLGISRQIAINDPEA is encoded by the coding sequence ATGAAATTAATTCGATTTGGCGAAGCCGGAAAAGAAAAACCAGGAATCCAAGACGCAACCGGAAGAAACCTTGACTGCTCCAACTTTGGAGAAGACTGGAACGAGGAGTTTTTTGGAAGCGAGGGATTAAAGCGCCTTGAGGATTGGCTAAAAGTAAACCAAGCCAACTTACCAGAGGTACCAAAAAATGCGAGAATCGGATCTCCTGTCGCAAGGCCTTCAAAAATCATCTGCATCGGTCTCAATTACCGAAAACATGCCGAAGAAGCGGGAATGGCAGTACCTGAGGTTCCGATTATTTTCATGAAGGCGTCCTCTTCACTTTGTGGACCTTATGACCCGATTTATATCCCGAGAAATTCCAAACAGACCGATTGGGAAGTAGAATTAGCAGTGGTGATCGGCAAGCGTGCCAAGTATGTCACCAAGGAAAATGCCTATGAATACATTGCTGGCTATTGCCTTCACAACGACGTAAGCGAGCGTGACTTCCAACTTAGACATGGAGGTCAATGGGTAAAAGGAAAAAGTGCCGATCATTTCGCACCCCTAGGTCCAACTTTAGTTACCAAGGATGAGATTCCTGATCCCCACAACCTCAGACTTTGGTTGAGGCTGAATGGCAAAATGCTTCAGGATAGTTCTACCTCAGACTTGATTTTTGATATTCCTACCCTAATAGAGCACTTGAGCCAGTACATGACGCTTTTACCTGGAGATGTCATTTCTACTGGTACTCCCGCAGGTGTCGGCATGGGACTAAAACCAAATCCAAGGTATTTGGAACATGGAGACACGGTGGAGTTAGGAATAGAGGGATTAGGTATTTCTAGACAAATCGCCATCAACGATCCCGAAGCATGA
- a CDS encoding amidohydrolase family protein: MKLDAHQHFWHYDPKRQEWITPEMGRIRRNFVPADLYPLLQEVQIDGCIAVQAEESLRETDFLLDLAQEHEWIMGVVGWADLGQDNLDEVLDQYSNQEKLVGFREVLQAKDPRYMLRDEFVRGMQKLKERGYTYDLLLFPHHLEAALELVKKCPEQRMVIDHLAKPLIKDGEWRDWKKKISLLAEREMIYCKISGMVTEADWKKWTSDDLTPYMEIALELFGPERLMFGSDWPVCLVAGEYEQVYKVVDDFISPLSPSEKANLMGDSAVQFYGI, from the coding sequence ATGAAACTAGACGCCCATCAGCATTTTTGGCATTACGATCCAAAGAGGCAAGAATGGATCACCCCAGAAATGGGCCGGATCAGAAGAAATTTTGTTCCTGCTGACCTTTATCCTTTACTTCAGGAGGTTCAAATCGATGGGTGCATAGCCGTTCAGGCCGAGGAAAGTCTCAGAGAAACTGATTTTCTGCTCGACTTAGCCCAAGAACATGAATGGATTATGGGTGTCGTTGGTTGGGCTGATCTCGGACAAGATAATTTGGATGAAGTCTTGGATCAGTATTCCAATCAGGAAAAATTGGTGGGATTCAGAGAAGTTCTTCAAGCCAAAGACCCCCGATACATGCTCCGTGACGAGTTTGTTCGAGGGATGCAAAAACTAAAAGAGCGAGGCTATACCTACGATTTATTGCTGTTTCCGCACCATTTGGAAGCAGCTCTTGAATTGGTAAAAAAATGTCCTGAACAACGAATGGTCATTGATCATCTCGCCAAACCTTTGATTAAAGACGGAGAATGGAGGGACTGGAAAAAGAAGATCAGTCTTCTAGCAGAGCGAGAAATGATCTATTGCAAAATTTCCGGAATGGTAACCGAGGCAGATTGGAAAAAATGGACCTCGGATGATCTCACTCCTTATATGGAAATTGCCTTGGAACTCTTTGGACCAGAACGATTAATGTTTGGTAGCGACTGGCCTGTATGTCTGGTTGCAGGTGAATATGAGCAGGTTTACAAGGTGGTTGATGATTTTATCAGTCCTCTTTCTCCTTCGGAAAAAGCCAACCTAATGGGTGATTCCGCAGTCCAATTTTATGGAATTTAA
- a CDS encoding SDR family oxidoreductase, with the protein MILHLQDKVILVSGGAKGIGGAISKGLIEEGAIPVIIDPSEKEANELVKKASGKALHIPMRLVSAEDCQSAVNQALNTFGRIDGIVNNAGANDGVGLEKGNPKAFAKSIATNLYHYYYLVHFALPELKRNQGAIVNISSKTAVTGQGGTSGYVAAKGAQLALTREWAVELLPYRIRVNAILPAEVYTPMYEQWIQSFPNPEEKLAEISRRIPLGQRMTTPEEIASMALFLLSDKASHLTGQHLYVDGGYTHLDRAL; encoded by the coding sequence ATGATCCTCCACCTACAAGACAAAGTCATCTTAGTTTCTGGCGGCGCCAAAGGAATTGGAGGAGCTATTTCCAAGGGACTCATTGAGGAAGGTGCAATTCCAGTAATTATCGATCCATCCGAAAAAGAGGCGAACGAGCTAGTCAAGAAAGCTTCGGGAAAGGCGCTTCATATTCCCATGCGATTGGTGAGTGCTGAAGATTGTCAATCAGCCGTCAATCAAGCTTTAAATACATTTGGAAGAATAGACGGAATCGTAAATAATGCGGGCGCAAATGACGGGGTAGGATTGGAAAAAGGAAACCCAAAAGCTTTTGCCAAATCCATTGCCACGAATCTTTATCACTACTATTACTTAGTTCATTTTGCGCTACCTGAATTAAAGCGAAACCAAGGAGCAATTGTCAATATTTCTTCCAAAACAGCCGTCACTGGACAGGGAGGGACATCAGGATACGTTGCCGCAAAAGGTGCCCAACTTGCCTTGACAAGGGAATGGGCGGTCGAACTCCTTCCCTATCGCATCCGAGTGAATGCAATCCTTCCAGCTGAGGTGTACACCCCGATGTATGAACAATGGATCCAAAGCTTTCCAAATCCAGAAGAAAAACTTGCCGAAATCAGTCGGAGAATTCCCCTTGGTCAGCGAATGACCACCCCTGAAGAAATTGCTTCCATGGCATTATTTCTTCTTTCCGATAAAGCCTCTCACCTCACCGGACAGCATCTCTATGTGGACGGTGGCTATACCCATCTTGACCGAGCCTTATGA
- the fucP gene encoding L-fucose:H+ symporter permease: MTQKPALVPKNLLIPFILITSLFALWGFANDITNPMVAAFKRVLELNNTQASWVQLAFYGGYFTMALPAAFFIKKYSYKTGVLLGLGLYAFGAILFYPAAAWESYGFFLAALYILTFGLAFLETTANPYILSMGPEATATQRLNLAQAFNPMGALAGLFVAKTFILNALQSNNTDDSGNLIYYTLDATAKAAVKSNDLMVIRNPYVILGLVVIAILVVITLVKMPENKDSHGKIDFGPTMKRLFKNRNFVEGTLAQMFYVGAQIMVWTYIYQYAESIGITTYHAVNYAYASLGVFLIGRWVCTALLRVLPPAKLLAGFALLAMVFTLGAIFIQGIMGLYSLVGISFAMSLMFPTIYGIALEGLGEDSKFAAAYLVMAIVGGAIMPTLQGMILDFGGTGYTDVKILGVPEVNFSFVLPLFCFLMVWLFAARVKKVGS; encoded by the coding sequence ATGACCCAAAAACCTGCTCTCGTACCCAAAAACCTCCTCATCCCTTTTATCCTGATCACCTCACTTTTCGCGCTGTGGGGTTTTGCCAATGACATCACCAATCCCATGGTGGCAGCATTTAAGCGAGTACTGGAATTAAATAATACCCAAGCTTCTTGGGTGCAATTGGCTTTTTATGGAGGCTATTTTACCATGGCGCTACCTGCTGCCTTTTTCATTAAAAAATATTCTTATAAAACAGGCGTACTCTTGGGCTTAGGTCTTTACGCTTTTGGAGCTATCTTGTTTTATCCTGCGGCGGCTTGGGAAAGCTATGGCTTTTTCCTTGCAGCTTTATACATTCTAACCTTCGGACTGGCATTTTTGGAAACTACCGCCAATCCCTACATTCTTTCCATGGGCCCAGAAGCGACAGCGACCCAGCGTTTGAATTTGGCACAGGCCTTCAATCCTATGGGAGCTTTGGCTGGATTATTTGTAGCAAAAACATTTATCCTCAACGCGCTGCAGAGCAATAACACCGATGACAGCGGAAATTTGATTTATTACACCCTCGATGCTACAGCTAAGGCCGCAGTCAAAAGCAATGACCTAATGGTGATTCGTAATCCCTATGTGATTTTGGGCTTGGTGGTGATTGCGATTTTGGTGGTGATCACCTTGGTCAAAATGCCTGAAAACAAGGATTCTCATGGTAAAATTGACTTTGGACCTACCATGAAGCGCTTGTTCAAAAACCGAAATTTTGTAGAAGGCACCTTGGCTCAAATGTTTTATGTGGGTGCCCAAATCATGGTTTGGACCTACATCTATCAGTATGCGGAGTCCATTGGAATTACCACCTACCATGCAGTCAACTATGCCTATGCCTCCTTGGGAGTATTTTTGATTGGCCGCTGGGTATGCACGGCTTTGCTTCGAGTTTTGCCACCTGCAAAGCTTCTCGCGGGATTTGCCCTTTTGGCAATGGTATTTACGCTGGGTGCAATTTTCATTCAGGGAATTATGGGCTTGTATAGCTTGGTGGGAATCAGTTTTGCCATGTCTTTGATGTTCCCTACCATTTATGGAATCGCCTTAGAAGGCCTGGGCGAAGATTCAAAATTTGCTGCAGCCTATTTAGTAATGGCCATCGTAGGAGGAGCTATCATGCCTACTTTGCAGGGAATGATTTTGGATTTCGGAGGTACTGGGTACACGGATGTAAAAATTCTCGGAGTTCCTGAGGTTAATTTCTCCTTTGTCTTACCGCTGTTTTGCTTCCTAATGGTTTGGCTGTTTGCGGCTAGAGTGAAAAAAGTGGGGAGTTAA
- a CDS encoding L-rhamnose mutarotase, with amino-acid sequence MQAFLLICDLKDEPEAIQAYVECHKTVAPEILESIRVAGVIRMSIYRWRNRLSMILEAEDDFSFEKKAKLDNANPKVQEWEAFLGQFKTNLPGTPANWRWALCEKIFEFKV; translated from the coding sequence ATGCAAGCCTTCCTCCTAATCTGCGATTTGAAAGATGAACCTGAAGCCATTCAAGCATATGTGGAATGCCATAAAACGGTAGCTCCGGAAATTCTTGAAAGTATCCGAGTGGCAGGGGTTATCCGGATGAGTATCTACCGATGGAGAAACAGATTGAGCATGATACTCGAAGCCGAGGATGATTTTAGCTTTGAAAAGAAAGCCAAATTGGACAACGCCAATCCGAAAGTTCAGGAATGGGAAGCCTTTTTGGGACAATTTAAAACCAACCTTCCTGGCACTCCTGCTAATTGGCGCTGGGCACTATGCGAGAAGATATTTGAATTTAAAGTATAA
- a CDS encoding alpha/beta hydrolase, translating to MKKPILTLALMLLSLLTFAQNHVIPLWEGTPPLQNPSDLKEEATQQGILRIANVQTPSIEVYLPTKQIATGEAVVIFPGGGYGILAYDWEGTDFAKWLNAQGIAGIVVKYRLPISKSLTDPKEVPLMDAQRAIRLVRQNAEAWSINPSKIGVMGFSAGGHLASTVSTQYTHEVNRSKDAIDALSARPDFSILVYPVISFRDAAVHSGSRKNLIGENASQELMDRFSGELNVNAETPPTFLVHAQDDKGVPIENSLLYYQALHKNGVKASLHIYPSGGHGFGFGLGKGAVEGWRDVLLAWMKETIQ from the coding sequence ATGAAAAAACCCATCCTAACCCTTGCCTTGATGCTGTTGTCTTTGCTGACTTTTGCACAAAATCATGTCATTCCTCTTTGGGAAGGTACGCCTCCTCTCCAGAATCCTTCAGATCTCAAGGAAGAAGCAACCCAACAAGGAATTCTTCGCATTGCCAATGTGCAAACTCCAAGCATTGAGGTCTATCTCCCAACCAAGCAAATTGCAACTGGTGAAGCTGTGGTGATTTTTCCGGGAGGTGGCTATGGAATCTTAGCTTATGATTGGGAAGGAACTGACTTTGCCAAATGGCTAAATGCCCAAGGAATTGCAGGAATCGTGGTCAAATATCGACTTCCAATTTCCAAGTCATTGACAGATCCAAAAGAGGTTCCATTGATGGATGCACAGCGTGCCATTCGCCTAGTCCGCCAAAATGCGGAAGCTTGGAGTATAAATCCATCCAAAATCGGAGTGATGGGATTCTCTGCCGGTGGTCACTTAGCTTCCACAGTTAGTACTCAATATACCCATGAGGTAAATCGTTCAAAGGATGCAATTGACGCCCTTTCGGCAAGACCTGATTTTTCGATTTTGGTGTATCCTGTGATTTCCTTTCGAGACGCGGCTGTTCATTCAGGTTCAAGGAAAAATCTGATCGGGGAAAATGCTTCTCAAGAGCTGATGGACCGTTTTTCAGGAGAACTCAATGTCAATGCTGAAACTCCTCCAACATTCTTGGTTCATGCTCAGGATGACAAAGGCGTGCCAATTGAAAATTCCTTGCTTTACTATCAAGCCCTTCATAAAAACGGAGTAAAGGCTTCCTTACATATCTATCCAAGCGGAGGTCATGGCTTTGGGTTTGGATTGGGAAAAGGAGCTGTGGAAGGATGGAGAGACGTTTTGTTGGCTTGGATGAAAGAGACGATTCAATAG
- a CDS encoding HAD family hydrolase has product MPIKVIAFDADDTLWVNEPFFREAEEKFASLLEDFMPQHAIMKELYRTEIDNLPLYGYGIKGFMLSLIETALRISDHKVPVTLIDKVIKIGQEMLEKPVELLPGVEEVLQSLNGDYRMVLATKGDLVDQERKLRKSGLEKYFHHIEIMSEKRVTDYEKLIRHLDIKPSEFLMLGNSLKSDILPVLDLGGFGIHIPFHTTWIHEQVEHTVEHERFFEVGNIGKAVDLIRGIDA; this is encoded by the coding sequence ATGCCTATTAAAGTAATTGCCTTCGACGCAGATGACACCCTTTGGGTAAATGAACCTTTTTTCCGTGAGGCTGAGGAAAAGTTCGCCAGCCTTTTGGAAGATTTTATGCCTCAGCATGCCATCATGAAGGAGCTCTATCGAACTGAAATCGACAACCTTCCGCTGTATGGCTATGGAATCAAGGGGTTTATGCTTTCTCTGATCGAAACAGCTCTCCGCATTTCTGACCACAAAGTTCCGGTTACCCTTATTGATAAGGTGATTAAAATCGGGCAAGAAATGCTCGAAAAGCCGGTCGAGTTACTTCCTGGAGTAGAAGAAGTCTTGCAATCGCTCAATGGGGATTACCGAATGGTCCTCGCGACCAAAGGGGATTTGGTTGATCAGGAACGGAAACTTCGCAAGTCAGGCTTGGAAAAATATTTTCACCACATCGAAATTATGAGTGAAAAGCGAGTAACGGATTACGAAAAACTAATCAGGCATTTGGACATCAAGCCTTCTGAATTTTTGATGCTTGGAAACAGTCTTAAGTCCGATATACTTCCTGTTTTGGATTTAGGAGGATTCGGGATTCACATTCCTTTTCACACCACCTGGATTCATGAGCAGGTTGAGCATACTGTCGAGCATGAACGGTTTTTTGAAGTGGGAAATATTGGAAAAGCAGTGGATTTGATCCGAGGAATTGATGCTTAA
- a CDS encoding FAD-dependent oxidoreductase: MRVLLISLFSFLFLISCSSNDQELFEADIIVYGGTSSAITAAIQAKKMGKSVLVVSPDIHLGGLSSGGLGFTDTGNKAVIGGLAREFYHRVYLHYAQDSAWKWQTRDEYGNKGQGTPAIDGENRTMWIFEPHVAEQVFEDFVQEYGLEIHRNEWLDRVKGVQKAEGKITEIQTLSGKRYRGKVFIDATYEGDLMAAAGVNYTVGRESNAQYRETWNGVQVGVFQHNHYFYDSISAYRITGDPSSGLLPEISSEPPGQNGEGDHRLQAYNFRMALSRHPDNRVPFPRPENYDSTRYELLARVYAAGWDETFWKFDPIPNLKTDTNNHGPFSTDYIGKNYAYPEASYEERQAIIQAHEDYQKGLMYFLGNDARVPEKVREQMAQYGLAKDEFVDNGNWPHQIYVREARRMLGAYVMTEHDVLGAKDVPHSVGMGSYSLDSHNTQRFVTAGGFVQNEGDIGVHPKQPYSISYGTLLPKKEECTNLLVPVCVSSSHTAFGSIRMEPVFMILGQSAAAAAVLAIEQGIAVQDLAYEKLRKVLLEEKQVLEN, from the coding sequence ATGAGAGTTTTACTTATTTCCCTGTTCTCTTTTCTCTTTTTGATCTCATGTTCATCCAATGATCAGGAGCTTTTTGAGGCCGATATCATTGTCTACGGCGGGACTTCTTCAGCGATTACCGCTGCCATCCAAGCAAAGAAAATGGGAAAGTCAGTCTTGGTAGTATCTCCGGATATTCATTTGGGAGGCTTGTCTTCAGGGGGATTGGGATTCACTGATACTGGGAATAAGGCGGTAATTGGTGGATTGGCTAGGGAGTTTTATCATCGAGTCTATTTACACTATGCCCAGGACTCTGCCTGGAAGTGGCAAACACGGGATGAATACGGAAATAAGGGGCAAGGAACTCCTGCTATTGATGGTGAAAATCGGACGATGTGGATTTTTGAACCTCATGTAGCTGAACAGGTTTTTGAGGATTTTGTCCAAGAATATGGGCTGGAAATCCACCGTAATGAATGGTTGGATCGGGTAAAGGGAGTGCAAAAGGCAGAAGGTAAAATCACTGAGATTCAAACGCTTTCTGGGAAGAGATACCGAGGAAAAGTGTTTATCGATGCAACCTATGAAGGAGACCTGATGGCGGCTGCGGGGGTGAACTATACCGTAGGACGAGAATCAAATGCACAGTATAGAGAAACCTGGAACGGAGTTCAAGTGGGCGTTTTTCAACACAATCATTATTTCTATGATTCCATTTCCGCATACCGAATTACCGGAGATCCGAGCAGTGGACTTTTACCTGAGATTTCTTCTGAGCCTCCAGGGCAAAATGGGGAAGGGGATCATCGATTGCAGGCTTATAATTTCCGGATGGCGTTGAGTCGGCATCCTGACAATCGGGTTCCTTTTCCGAGACCTGAAAATTACGATTCCACCCGTTATGAATTATTGGCTCGAGTGTATGCTGCAGGCTGGGATGAGACTTTTTGGAAATTTGATCCTATCCCCAATTTGAAAACAGACACAAATAATCATGGTCCATTTAGCACCGATTACATCGGGAAAAATTATGCCTATCCTGAGGCAAGCTATGAAGAACGCCAAGCAATCATCCAAGCTCACGAGGATTACCAAAAAGGGTTGATGTATTTCTTAGGCAATGATGCTAGAGTTCCGGAAAAGGTGCGAGAACAAATGGCTCAATACGGATTGGCAAAAGATGAATTTGTGGATAATGGAAATTGGCCTCACCAGATTTATGTTCGTGAAGCTCGTCGAATGCTTGGTGCTTATGTCATGACTGAACACGATGTGCTGGGAGCAAAGGACGTTCCTCACTCCGTCGGAATGGGTTCGTATTCCTTAGATTCCCATAATACACAGCGATTTGTGACAGCTGGGGGCTTTGTCCAAAATGAAGGTGATATCGGTGTGCATCCGAAGCAACCCTATTCGATTTCTTATGGAACTTTACTTCCCAAGAAAGAAGAATGCACCAATTTATTGGTACCCGTTTGTGTGTCTAGCTCGCATACTGCATTTGGATCGATTCGGATGGAACCTGTCTTTATGATTCTAGGTCAAAGTGCCGCTGCCGCTGCAGTCTTGGCAATCGAGCAAGGCATAGCCGTTCAGGATTTGGCCTATGAGAAGCTTCGAAAGGTCTTACTCGAAGAGAAGCAGGTGTTGGAGAATTGA